The genome window ACGGGACCGAGCGCGCAGGCGATTCTCGCGCGCAACGCGGTGGATCCGGTGCCGAGCATCCGGACGCTGCGGCAGAGCGTGCCGCAGGCGCTCGAGGCGGCAATCGAGAAGGCACTCGCGAAGGTGCCGCAGGATCGCTGGGCCACCGCGACCGAATTCCGCGACGCGATCACCGAAGCGGCGACGATGCCGATCATCACGGCAGTCACGCCACAGGCGAAGCCAGCGTGGTGGCTCAGGCCGCGCACGCTGGCGATTGCGGCGGGTGTTGCGGTCATCGCGGCTGCGGCGTACTGGCGCACTTCCACGGCAGCGCCGCCGCTCGAAAAGAATCGCGTGATTGTCTATCCGCTGGTGCTTCCGGCCGACTGGCCCGGTGCGAAGACGTCGGGCGAAGATGTCGCGACGGTGATTGGCAGCGCGATGGATGGCGCGGGACAGCTGCGCTGGGTCGATGGCTGGCAACTGCTGCAGCCGGCGCAGCGCGACAATATCCGGATGATGGCGGTGGCCGAAGCGATGAAGATCGCCAAGGAACAACGCTGCGCCTGGGCAATTCTCGGTCGACTCGTCGCGCGTGGCGATTCCACCGACGTCTTCCTCGAGCTCTATGATGTGCAGGGCGATTCGGTCGTGGTGCGCACGCAGGCGAAGAGCGCCGCGATTGCCGAAGGGTGGCGCGGCGGGATGCGCGCGGTGACGGAAATTCTGCCGACGCTGATCTCGACCACCGTTCCTGACGTGGAAAGCGAGTGGAAGGCGCGCCCGCCGCAGGCTGTCGCGCATTTCCTGCTGGGTGAGTCGGCGTTCCGGCGCGTGCAACTCACCGGTGCGCTGAGTGAGTTCCGCGCGGCGGTCGAAGCCGATTCGACCTTCGGCATCGCGGCCGTGCGCGGCGCGCAGGTCGCGACCTGGAATCACCAGCCGAAGGAAGCAGGGTCATTGCTGGGCGTTGCGCTGCGGCAGAAACTCTCGCCGCGCTACGCGCTCTTCGCCACCGGCTTCCAAAGTTATCTCGACGGCCGCGCCGATTCGGCCGCGGCGCAACTCCGCGCGGCACTCGCGCTCGACTCGACCATGTCGGTGGCGTGGATGCAGCTGGGCGAGGTGTATACGCACCTGCTCCCCACCGAAGGGGAAACCGACTCGCTCGCCGAGGCGGCGTTCGGGAAGGTGCACGCCCTCGACTCGGCGGTGACGGCGCCGCTCTATCACCTGATCGAATTGCGCGCCCGCCGAGGAGACCAGGCTGGCTCCGCGACCCTCGCGAAGCAGTTCCGCGCCGCATCGGCCGACAGCCAGCTTGCGCGCGAGGCGATGCTGGTCTCATCGTGCGGCCCCAAGGGATTCTCCGGGGTGGACCTCAAGGCGTTGGCGCGGGAGAATCCGCTCGCGCTGGTGGTGGCGGCCAAGTCATTGGGGGCGTCGAGCGCCACCGCGAGCTGCGCCCGGGCGAGCTACCAGACCCTGCTGCGCGACGACACCCTGAAGACTGATGCGGCCGACGGCCGGCGCTTCACCGCCCTCCTCGGCCTCGTGAACGTGATGGTCGGCGCCGGGCAGGACGAGGCGGCGGACAAACTCATCGCCGACTTCGCCGCCCGCTGGGGCTCCGGCTCCTCCATATATCTGTTGGCGGCGCCAGTGGTGCCGGCCTTCGCCGACCGGGCGCGCGCCGTAGCGAAGCAGGATTCAGTTACCAGCGGCGCCAACTATGCGGCGGTTCGCTTTCCGGTCCGGCTCTGGGAGCTGGGGGTCTGGGCGGCGAAGGAGGGGCGGGCGTCGGTGGTGCGGGCGGTCGCGGCAGACCTCGCGACCCGATCGGCGAGTGGGGGCCGCACCGATTCCCTGCTCGCGGCCTCGATGGCGGCCCATGCCGCGCTCGTCGGCGGTGATTCCCTGCTAGCGCTCCGGCAGTTCGAGCGGTTGATTCAAGCGGCTGCCCCGGTCGATCAGCTGACGTGGAACGAAGCCGCTTCGCTGGGCCTTGATCGACTCGTCCTGGGCAGGCTCCTGATCTGGCACAAGGAATACGCCCGCGCCATCGGCGTGCTGTCGATTCACGACTCGGCCCTGCCGGCCGTGTATCCGTTGTATCTGAGGGCGAGTCTGGCGCTGCGCATCGAAGCCGCCACCGCCCTCAATCAGGCGTCGCTGGTGACCGCGCTGCGCGCGCGGATGACGGCGATGTCGGGTAGCTGATTCAGCAGGTTCCGTTCACGAGTACCCGGAGGACACGATGTCGAACAAGGAAGAAGCAGCTGATAGCCGTGAAGGTGCCACCGCTCCGCCACCAGCTGGTGGCCGTGAAGGTGCGACCGCTCCGCCGCCAGCCGGTGGACGTGAGGGTGCGACTGCTCCGCCGCCAGCCGGTGGACGTGAAGGTGCCACCGCTCCGCCGCCTGCGGGTGGACGTGAAGGTGCGACTGCTCCGCCGCCGGCTGGTGGACGTGGTGGTTCCGAGAAGCCGCCGCAACCTGGCAAGTAGTCCGACCACGGGACCCGTCTCCTCAACCGACTCGAGCCGATGAATTCTCCGCAGG of Gemmatimonadota bacterium contains these proteins:
- a CDS encoding serine/threonine-protein kinase, which codes for MSTADDSKDALATALADRYELLREIGRGGMATVYLARDLRHNAQVAIKVLRPDIAVSAGGTRFAREIQITAGLQHPNIVTVLGSGEAAGMPYFVMPYVEGESLGQRLQRESRLPLNEAVRLAGEIAEGLAHAHAAGFVHRDIKPGNILLSHGHAMIADFGVAKALEMSATERITDSGFAVGTVTYMSPEQAGAQPVDGRADIYSLACVLYEALAGTPPFTGPSAQAILARNAVDPVPSIRTLRQSVPQALEAAIEKALAKVPQDRWATATEFRDAITEAATMPIITAVTPQAKPAWWLRPRTLAIAAGVAVIAAAAYWRTSTAAPPLEKNRVIVYPLVLPADWPGAKTSGEDVATVIGSAMDGAGQLRWVDGWQLLQPAQRDNIRMMAVAEAMKIAKEQRCAWAILGRLVARGDSTDVFLELYDVQGDSVVVRTQAKSAAIAEGWRGGMRAVTEILPTLISTTVPDVESEWKARPPQAVAHFLLGESAFRRVQLTGALSEFRAAVEADSTFGIAAVRGAQVATWNHQPKEAGSLLGVALRQKLSPRYALFATGFQSYLDGRADSAAAQLRAALALDSTMSVAWMQLGEVYTHLLPTEGETDSLAEAAFGKVHALDSAVTAPLYHLIELRARRGDQAGSATLAKQFRAASADSQLAREAMLVSSCGPKGFSGVDLKALARENPLALVVAAKSLGASSATASCARASYQTLLRDDTLKTDAADGRRFTALLGLVNVMVGAGQDEAADKLIADFAARWGSGSSIYLLAAPVVPAFADRARAVAKQDSVTSGANYAAVRFPVRLWELGVWAAKEGRASVVRAVAADLATRSASGGRTDSLLAASMAAHAALVGGDSLLALRQFERLIQAAAPVDQLTWNEAASLGLDRLVLGRLLIWHKEYARAIGVLSIHDSALPAVYPLYLRASLALRIEAATALNQASLVTALRARMTAMSGS